CGTGCTCGAAGACCAGGTAGGTCGCGGTGGCCACGTTCGCGTCGACCGGGGACAGGCCCGGCATCGCCAGCAGCGCGTTGACCAGGGAGCTCTTCCCGCGATTGGTCTCGCCGACGACCACCACCGACGGCTTCTTCGGCCGGGCCTTGCGCAGGTCCTCCACCCAGCGGGCGGACTGCGGGTCCAGCTCGCGCAGCAGCGCCAGCAGGGTCTCCCTGGCCTGCTTCACCTGCGCGGGCAGGGTGGGCTTACCGATCGATCCGAGTGCGGCTGGTGCGGTCACGCACCAAAGGCTATCTACTTCCGCGTGTAGACGGTGACAATCGGCGCACGAAGCAGCCGGTCGCGATCGGCGAAGCCGACCACCTCGGTCTCCGCGACGACGCCGTCCAATGCCGGGTCCTCGGTCGGCACCGCGCCGCCCGCCTCGTGCACCGCCGGGTCGAAGCGCTCACCGTCCGGGCGCAACGCCCGTACCCCGACCTCGGCCAGGCCCTGTTCCAGGCGTTCCACCACACCGCCGCTGCGCGCGCGGTCCAGCGCGTACAGGCACAGCTGGATCAGCGTTTGCCGTTCGACGGACGCCTGGTCCACGTCCCCGCCGGGCACGATCACTCCTACGGGCTCCACATCGGGTTCCGACGCGGTGGCCGGTGCGGTGGTTCCGTCCACGGACTCGATGATTTCGGCGAGGCTGGTCGCGGCGATCTTGCTGGTCGGCTCGTCGGCCGTGTCACCAACGTCGATCCGGTCGTTCTTGCGGGACCACAACGACATCCCAGCCACCCCCACACCCCGAACGTTCTCCGGGCAGAAAATAGCTCAGGGTCCCCGTCGCTCGCCGATGAGTACGGCAAGTCCGTCCAGGATTCGCTCGAGTCCGAAGGCCAGCGCGTTGTCCTGACCGCCGTCGGCCGCCTCCGCCACCGCCGCGGCCATGGCCGGGAAGCGCTCGCCGTGCTCGGCCATCAGCGCGCCGAGCGTGCGGGAGAAGTCGGCTTCCGGGGTGGCCGAGTTCCTGGCCTGCTCGGCGATGGCGCGCAGGTGCCCGGTGAGCGTGGCGACGGCGTCGAGGCGTTCGGCGCCGGTCAAGCCGGTGCCTTCGAGCGCGGCCAGCGCGCGTTCGACCCAGCCGAGTTCGAACGGGCCCCACACACGCGGGCACAGGGAGCTGTCGAGCAGCCACGGGTGCCGCTCCAGCACCGCGTACATCAGCAGGCACCACTCGCCGAGCTGGGTGCGCCAGTCGCCGTCGGCCAGGTCGACCGGCTCGCCGAAGGCCCGGTCGGTCATCACCGCGACCAGGTCGGCCTTGCCCGGCACGTGCCGGTAGAGCGACATCTTGGTGAAGCCGAGTTCGTCGGCGATCCGCTGCATGGACACCGCGGCCAGGCCTTCGGCGTCGGCGATGCCGGTCGCCACCGCGACGATCCGGTCCACGCTGAGCACCGGCTTCGGGCCGCGAGCACCGGGGGCGCGAGGCTCCCACAGCAGCCCGGCCCCGGGCGCGCCGTCGATCGCCGTCACGGGGTGCTCCTCGCGAAAACCACTTGCCAACAGAACTGCTTCCACTGTACACAGTAATTAACTGTTTCCGGTGGATACTGTTTGAGGGGGCTGCATGAGCGGCAAGAACGTGCTGATCTCCGGCGCCAGCGTGGCCGGACCGGCACTGGCCTACTGGCTGGGCCACTACGGCTTCCGGCCGACCGTGGTCGAGGTGGCCCCGGCGCCGCGCGAAGGCGGTTACGCGGTGGACTTCCGCGGGGAAGTGCACTTGAGCGTGCTGGAGCGGATGGGCGTGCTCGAGCAGATCCGCGCGCAGCAGACCGGCGGCATACCGATCCGGTTCGTCGACGAACGCGACCGGGTGCGGCTGGAGCTGCCGATCGAGTTCGCCGGTGGCGCGGTGGAGATCCGCCGCTCCGACCTGTCCACGATCCTGCGGGAGCACAGCGCGAACACCACCGAGTACGTCTTCGGCGACTCCATCAGCGAGCTGACCGACACCGGCAGCGACACAGGCGGCGTGCACGTCGTGTTCGAAAGCGGCACCGAGCGCACCTTCGACCTGGTCATCGGGGCGGATGGCCTGCATTCGAACGTGCGCAAGCTGGCCTTCGGACCGGAGGAGCGGTTCGTCAGCCACCTCGGTTACTACGTCGCGGGCTGGGAAATGCCGGCGCCGTCCTGGCTGGGCACGGCCGCGGTCGGCCTCAACCGGCCGGGCAAGTACGCCTCGGCCGCGATCGACCACCTGAACCCGGCGATGGCCGGTGCCTACGTGCTGTTCGAATCACCGGAGCTCGAGTACCACCGGCGGGACGCCGACCAGCAGAAACGGCTCATCGCCGAGCACCTGGCCGGGATGGGCTGGCGGGTGCCGGAGATCCTGGACACGCTTCCGGCGGCGGAACAGCTGTACTTCGATTCGATCAGCCGCGTCGACGTGCCGAACTGGTCGACCGGCCGGATCGGGCTGATCGGCGACGCCGCGTGCGGGGCCACCCTCGGCGGCATGGGCACCGGAACCGCGATCGTCGCGGCCTACGTGCTGGCTGGCGAGCTGGCCCGCGCCGACCACCGCACCGCGTTCACCCGCTATGAGAACCTGCTGCGCGACTTCGCCACGGAGTGCCAGAAGGGCGGCGACCGCACCGGCAGGTTCCTCGCCCCCGGCTCCGCCTTCGCCATCTGGCTGCGTAACAAAGCACTGAGCAACAAACTGCTGCTGAAGCTGATGCTCAAAGCGGGGGAGGACCTCAGCTCGAACGTCAGCCTGCCGGATTATCGGTACGAATCTGCTGCCAGATGAGGAAGTACGCCCGGTGCACCACGTGCGCGACCCGGCTCTGCGCCGGGGTCGCGCCGAAGGAGGCGAACGAGCGCCACCAGCCGGCGCGTTCGAGCGCGTAGGCCGCCAGTTCCGGCCGCGGGCGGCCGGGCATGCCGAGCTGGGCGCCGATGTCGGCGTTGCTGCCGACCCGCAGCACCTCCTCGGACAGGTCCTCCGGCATGTCGACCGCGCCGGAGGCGACCAGGGTCAGCGCCTCCAGCAGGCGCAGCTGGTGCGCCTCGGGCTTGGCCAGCAGCACCTCGATCGCGTCGTGCACGCGCTGGCGTTCGGCCGGATCACCGGAGGCGTGCGCCAGCGCGGTCACCGACGCGAGCGCGGCGGCGGCCTTGATGCCGTCGGCACGGGCGGCGAACACCATCGCCAGCCGGGCGCGCACGGCGGCCAGCCCGGAGGCGTCGAGCAGCTTGCGGCGCAACGCGCCCGCGGTCAGCTCCGGCTCGGCGCGGATCGCGTCGATCGCGCAGCGGATGCCGTAGAGGTCCAGCTTCTCCAGCAACCGCAGGCGGATGCCGGACGGGACGTCGCACTCCCAGGTGGTGAAGATGTCCGCGGAGATCAGCATGGTCTCCAGCGAGGCGTCGTCGACCTCGGAGAGCTGGCGGAGCGCGTCGGCGTCGGCGGAGGTGAAGGCACCCGACTCGGCGGACTCGGCGAGCAGGCCGATCACCGGCAGCACGTCGGCCACCCGCGGCTTCAGCGTGGCGGCCTGCTTCTCGGCGAGCATGGTCGCGGCCTTCCACACGTCGTCACCGGCGCCGTCCACCGACTCCGGCGCGATCGTGTCGGCCTTGTTGAGCACCGCGATCGCGTTCACCGGGCCAGCCTCGCGGCTGGCCGTGGCGGCGGTGAAGGCGGCCAGCGCCTGCTGGTCGTCGGCGCGCACGCCCTGGGTGACCACGTAGAGCACGGCCTCGGCACCGGCCACCGCGTTGCGGGAGGTGTCGTCGAGTTCGTCGGAGCCGGTTTCCTCGTCCCCGTCCTTGCGGTGCTTCGCCGCGCCGAGCAGTTCCTCGGTGCGCGAGACCGACGCGGCGTCGAGCGAGCCGAGGCCGGGGGTGTCGATCACCGTCATGCCCTGGAGCACGGCGTTGGTCAGGTAGGCCTCCAGGTGCGACACCTCGTCGATGTTCACGCCCAGCTCGGCCGGGATGCTGCCGTCCGGCGCGAACGGCAGCACCTGCTTGCGGCCGTCGGTGAACACCACCTCGACCCGGTCCACCGTGCCGTACTGGAAGCGGGTGACCAGCCGGGTGCACTCGCCCACGTCGGTGGGCGCCACCCGGCGCCCGATCAGCGCGTTGACCAGTGTCGACTTGCCCGACTTGATCCGGCCGGCCACGGCCACCTGCAGCGGCGCGCCGAGCCGGCGCATCACCTCGGCGAACCCGGCCGCGGTGCGCGCGGAGACCTGGGACTGCAACCGGTGGCAGAGATTGCCGACCGAGGTGGACAGGGGCCCCGCGAGGCGCCCACCCTGTTCCGCCGGTGCCGTCACGCGCTTCCCTCCCCGATGCTCCGGGCTCTTGTCGGACCCGGGGGTAATCATGCCCGTCATCCTGCGGTCGCATCGAAGGTGGTCCCGGCGGGCGACGCGGTTTTCCGGCCAGCGGACATACGCTTGATTCCGTGCGCCGGCTCAGTCTCTGGTTACGGAAACACCCGATGGTCGGGGACAGCTGCATAGCGTTGTTGCTGCTCCTGTTCGACCTGCTGCTGTTCGTGGTGTCGGCCAGCGAGGAGACCGGACTGGCGACGCATCCCTGGTTCGTCACCGTGCCGCTGGACTTCCTGGTCGTGCTGCCGGTGGTGTTCCGGCGCAAGCACCCGGTGTGGGCTGGCTACGCGGCGCTGCTGATCGGCACCGTGCACGGCGGGCTGCAGCTCGGCGTGGCCGGGTTCTTCGCCGGGATGATCGCGATCTACACCCTGGTCGTCTACGCCGGGCGGCGCCACGGCGCGCTGTACCTGCTGATCAGCCTGTCGGCCACCGTGGTCCAGCTGCTCGTGCAGACCAGCGACGAGCTGACCCTCAATCTCATCCTGGTCGTGCTCGCCTACGCGTTCTGCTGGCTGCTCGGCGAGTTCGTCGGGGCACGGCGTGCGTACCACGCGGAAGTGGAGGCCAGGTTGCACCTACTGGAGACCGAACGAGACCAGGCCACCCGGATCGCGGTGGCCAACGAACGCGGCCGGATCGCGCGCGAACTGCACGACGTGGTCGCGCACGCGGTCAGCGTGATCGTGGTGCAGGCCGACGGCGCCTCCTACGCCATCCGGTCCAATCCGGACCTGGCCGAGCGCGCCGTGCAGACCATCTCCGAGACCGGCCGCGGCGCGCTGGCCGAGCTGCGGCGACTGCTGGACGTGCTGCGCAACGAGGACGCCGAGAACGAGCCGCGGGTGCCGCAGCCCAACGCCAGCTCGCTGACCGAGCTGGCCCAGCGGGTCGGCGCCGCCGGGGTGCCGGTCGAGGTGGAGGTCGACGAGAACTTCGACGACCTGCCCGCCGGGGTGTCCCTCGGGGTCTACCGGATCGTGCAGGAGTCGCTGACGAACACGCTCAAGCACGGCGGTCCCGGCGCGAAAGCGGTGGTCAAGGTGCACCGTGAGGCCGACGGCGTGCGGATCGAGGTGGCCGACAACGGCAACGGCGTGCGACCGGTGCCGGTACCGGCCCGCGGCACAGCCGGAGCCGCGACTCCGGTGGCGACCGTCCAGCTGCCCGGCGGCAACGGGCTGATCGGCATGCGCGAACGGGCCAACGTGCTCGGTGGCAAGCTGGAGGTCGGCCCACGGCCGGGTGGTGGCTGGCGGGTACACGCCACGCTGCCGGTTAGGTTGGACCCGTGATCAGGGTGGTGCTGGTCGACGACCAGGAGTTGATGCGCGTCGGGTTCCGCATGGTGCTCGGCGCCCAGCCCGACATCGACGTGGTCGGCGAGGCGGGCAACGGCGAGGAGGCCGCGCGGCTGGCCGCGGAACTGCGGCCCGACGTGGTGCTGATGGACGTCCGCATGCCGGTGCTCGACGGCGTCGAGGCGACCAAACTGATCGTCGACGCGGGTACCGCGCGCGTGCTCGTGATGACCACCTTCGACCTGGACGAGTACGTCTACGCCGCGTTGCGCGGCGGGGCCAGCGGATTCCTGCTCAAGGACACCCCGCCCGACCACCTGGTCTCCGCGCTGCGTTCGGTGGCCAGCGGCGAGGCGGTGGTCTCACCGTCGGTGACGCGCCGGTTGCTGGACCGGTTCGTCGGTTCGGGGGACGCCCCGCTGCGGGACGCCTCGGTGCTGAACGTGCTCACTGAGCGGGAGCGCGAGGTTTTGGTGCTGATCGCCAAGGGAATGTCCAACACCGAGATCGCCGAAGCGCTTTTCCTGTCCGAGGCGACGGTGAAAACGCACGTCGGGCGCATTCTCGCGAAACTGGATCTTCGCGACCGGGTGCAGGCGGTGGTGCTCGCGTACGAGACCGGCCTTACCCGTCCGGGTGTTTCTTAGCGAATTCAGGGTCCCCCTCAGGGGGATCACCGATCGCCTACGACCTGGAGTCAGGCCAAGCTACGACTGCAGTCGGGTGGGAAGTTCGGTCCCGGGGATGACGCGCGAAGGCGCGGCGCCGGGAAACGATGGGTCCTGTCCGGCGATCCGCTGCCGAGGAGGAGACATGATCGAGGCAGAAGGCCTCACCAAGAGGTACGGGAAGACGCTCGCCGTCGACCAGTTGTCGTTCAGCGTCGCCGCCGGGCGGGTGACCGGCTTCCTCGGCCCGAACGGTGCCGGGAAGTCCACCACCATGCGGATGATGCTGGGCCTGGACAATCCGACCGCCGGCCGCGTCACCATCGGGGGCAAGCGCTACCACGAACTGAAGAATCCACTGAGGACGGTCGGCGCGCTGCTGGACGCCAAGTGGGTGCACCCGAACCGCTCCGCCCGCGCACACCTGGCGTGGATGGCGAAGTCGAACAGGATCGCCGCGAGCCGGGTGGACGAGGTGCTCGACATCGTCGGCCTGACCTCGGTGGCGGGCAAGCGCGCCGGCGGTTTCTCGCTCGGCATGTCGCAGCGGCTCGGCATCGCCGCGGCCCTGCTCGGCGACCCCGAGGTGCTGCTGTTCGACGAGCCGGTCAACGGCCTGGACCCGGAGGGCATTCTCTGGATCCGCAAGTTCATGCACCGCCTGGCCGACGAGGGCCGCACGGTTTTTGTCTCCAGCCACCTGCTGTCCGAAATGGCGCTGACCGCCAGCGAACTGGTGGTGATCGGCAAGGGACAGCTGATCTCGCAGAGTTCCACGAAGGACTTCGTTTCGCGGGCCTCGGAGAACACGGTGAAGGTGCGCAGCCCGCAGCTGGGGCAGCTGGGGCAGTTGCTGGTCAACGCCAGCGCGCAGGTGACCGAGGACGACGGCGCGCTCATCGTGTCCGATTTGGACAGCGCGAAGATCGGCGAGATCGCCGCCCAGCACAATCTGGTGCTGCACGAGCTGAGCCCGCTGCAGGGCTCGCTGGAGCAGGCGTTCATGCAGATCACCGGGGATTCCGTGGAATACCACACCGGACTGGAAACCGAGGCGGCGCAGGTCCTCGCGCCCACCGGTCAGTGACTTTTTCGAGGATTCGGGGATAGCCATGACTCTGCTCGCAGTCGAGCGCATCAAACTGTTCACCACGCGTTCACCGTGGTGGTGCGCGCTGATCACGCTGGCCGTCACCATCGGGTTCGCCGCGCTGATCACCGGGACCGCCGAGAACATCGAATTCGTCACGGTGGGCAGCGCCGAGTTCGGGTACTCCTTCGGCCTCGCCGTGGTGATGGTGCTGGCCGCGCTGGCGGTCACCACCGAGTACCGCTTCGGCACCATCCGCACCACCTTCCAGGCGGTGCCGCACCGCGGTTCCGCGCTGCTGGCGAAGACCGTGGTGGTCGCGCTGCTGGCGCTGGTGATCGGGGAGATCGCCGGATTCGGCTCGTGGGGCATCGCGAACCTGCTGCAGCCCGAGGCCGACCTGGCGCTGAACACCTCCGCCGAGTGGATCAACGTGGCCGGCATCGGCCCGGTGTTCGCGCTGGCCGCGGTGGTCGCGGTGGCCGTCGGCATCCTGATCCGGCACAGCGCCGGGGCGATCTCGCTGCTGCTGATCTACAACCTGGCGGTGGAAGGCCTGGTCCCGCTGATCCCGTCGGTCGGCGACGACATCCACAAGTGGATGCCGTTCAACGTGGCGCACAAGTTCGTCACCGGCGACGGTTCGGCGAACGGCGCGCTGGGCGCCGAGGCCGGTCCGCCGCTGTCCAGCTCGACGCTGAGCCCGGGGTGGGCACTGGCCTACTTCGCCGGGTTCGCGGTGATCATGCTCGCCATCGCCATCGCCACGGCGAAGAAGCGGGACGCGTAAAGACCTCTACAGGGGAATCCGGCAGCGGCACGGGGGTGCGCGGACCGGATCGGGGGAAGGGACCCGGGTCGCCGTTCGGGGGGCGACTCGGGTCCTTTCGTCGGTACCGGACGGTGGATTCTTGCGCGAAATGGTGAATCATTGCGCGGACCGCCCCGCGGCAAAAGATCACCGGAAGCCGCGATAAACGGGTAGTAACGAATTACAAGATCTAAGCGACATACTGAGCACGCTCTACTGCACGCGGCCGGGTTAAGACCGTGTAAATACGCTGTGGGTTGCCTCACAGAATGCGGACACCTGGCCGTTGACCAGGCATTTTCGATAGTGAACCCGTCACGGAACTCTACGGAGGTGACCCTTGACGGTGATGGAAACCGATCGAGGAGTCGAAGGCAACATCCCCGCCCAGCGACCGGCCTCCCGGCAGCCCCGGCTCGAGCCGATGGTGGGCCTCGAATGGTCGCAGGCGATCGAATTGCCCCGCATCGTGGCGGGGGCAGGCAAACCGTCCGACATCCGGCGTGCGTGGGTGCACCGCGCTCCGGAGGACCAGGTCCTCGCGCTGTACCGCGCCACCGCGGCCGGTGGGGACGTGGTTCCCGCGCCGTGGTGGCTGCGCGCGGTGGTGGCGGGCGAGCTGGACTCGCGCGAGAGCGGCTTCCGCGTGGAGGACCGCATCGGCCAGCTGCTCGGCCGTCGTCCCGGCTGGGAGTACGTGCCGTGGGCGGCCGACGGCGAGTCGGGCTACTGGGAGTTCATGCCGTCGGAGCGCGGTGCCGCCGGGCACCGGATTCCGACGACCGTGCTGAACACCGCCCGGCACACCGGCTGGATCGACGTGCTGCCCGCGCACAGCGGCCCCACGCCGAACCCGATCGCGGTGTCCGGACTGGCCGGCCTGCGGGCCCGGCTGGGGGAGTTCGAAGCGGTCCGCTAGCAGGCCGTTAGGTTTGCCGGGTGGAAAGTGAACACCAGCCGCGGCTGCGCAGCGTGGTCAGTTACGTGCAGCGCGGCGGGCGGATGACCGTCGGGCAGCAGCGCGCGTGGGAAGAGTACTGGCCCTCCCTCGGCCGCAAGGTGGCCGAATTGCCCGAGGGCCCGATCGACTTCGACGCGTGGTTCGGCCGCGAAGCGCCGGTACTGCTGGAGATCGGCTCCGGCATGGGTGAGACCACCTCACAGCTGGCTGCCGCCGCCCCGGAGCTGAACTACGTCGCCGTCGAGGTCTACGAACCGGGCCTCGGCCAGCTGATGCTGCGGGCCGAAAAGCTCGGCGTGGAGAACCTGCGCCTGATCAACGGCGACGCGGTCGTGCTGCTGACCAAGCACGTCCCGGCGGACTCGCTGCACGGCGTGCGCATCTTCTTCCCCGACCCGTGGCCGAAGAAGCGCCACCACAAGCGGCGCCTGGTCCAGCCGGAGTTCGTCGCGCTGGTGGCTTCGCGGCTCGCGCCGGGCGGCACGCTGCACTTGGCGACCGACTGGGAGAACTACGCCGAGCAGATGCTCGAGGTCTGCTCGGCGGAGCCGTCGCTGGTGAACCGGTACGACGGCTGGGCACCCCGGCCCGACTGGCGCCCGGTGACCAAGTTCGAGAAGCGCGCCGTCGAAGAGAACCGGATCAGCCACGACCTGATCTTCGAACGACGCTGACCGCGCCCCAGCCCTTATGGCCGGGACGCGGTCAGCGCCTTCCCCTCACTCGTCGGCGAGGGGTTCGGCACGCACCCGGTTCAGGGCCGGGGTGCACACCGAAGCGGCCAGCACGGCGACCAGCGCGCCCAGCGCCACCGGCGCCAGGATCCACGGGCTGAACACCACCGGACCCTCGTCGACCAGGCTGAACAGGCCGAGCCCGACGATCGCGCCGACAACGCCCGCCCCGATCGTGGCCACCAGCGCGGGCAGCGCCGCCTCGGTCCGCAGCGCCCGTGCCAGCGTGCGCACCGGGGTCCCGGCCGCGATCAGCGCGCCGAAGGTGCGCCGCCGGTCCATCACCGAGCCCGCGGTGGCGATCGCCGCGCTGCACCCGGCGAGCACGCCGGCCGCGACCAGCCCGATCACCGTGACGCGGCGCAGGTCGGCCAGTTCGATCTGCTGGTTGCCCAGGATCAGCTCACGGCTGTTGATCTGCTCCCCGGCGGCCGCGTTGACCAGTGCCGTCCGCACCACCTCGCGGGTTTCCGGCGTGGTCGGCGCGGCGAGCGTGTAGTACTGCGCGTGGACTCCGGCCGGGACTGCCGACGGGTCCATGAACACCGAGGTGAAGCGGTCGTCCTCGCGGGAGGGCACCGCCCGTGACACCGTGCCCTCCGGCAGCGGCTTTCCCGCGCCTTCCCCGCCGGACACCTGCAACCCGGCCAGGTCCATCGGCGTGGACGAGTAGATGGCGGGCTTGCCGTCGCAGGTACCGGGATCGAACCGGAGCAGGCTGCGGGCGCTCTCGCAGTCCATCACCAGCGCGTACCGGCCGCTGTCCGGCGAGGTCCCCAGCGAGACCTGCGGAATGGTGGTGACCCGCTCCGGCACGCCGTAGCGCGTCAGCTCGGCGTTCGCCTTGTCCGCGATCTGCTGCACGTCCGCCGCGTCGGAATCCAGGTAGAGCACCGAATCGTGGAAGGAGCGACCACCGCCGGCGAGCGATTCGAGGCTGGGCAGCAGGGTCAGCGCCATCGAACCGGCGAACACCGCCAGCACCACACCCGCCGACGCCCGGTAGGCGCCCTTCGGATCGTCGCGCAGCCGCCGCCCGGCGAGCAGGCCCGCCGGCTTCCGCCACACCCTGACAAAAATGCCACCGACCGCCGAAGTCACCCACGGCCCGATCACCGCCGCCGAAGCGACCAGCACGAACAACCCGCCGAGCACGATCAGCACGCCGCCGTTGTCCTTGGCGGTGGAGATCGCGAAGAAGAAGAACAGACCGGCCGCGGGCAGCGCGAGCAGACGCCACCAGTGCAGCGGCTTCTTCGCCTGCCCGCCGGTGGCACCGAGCGGGGTGGTCACCACCCGCCGCATCCCGGCGACCGCGGCGAGCAGCACCAGCGCGGGCAACGCCACCGTGATGCCGATGCTCAGCGGAAGCGGCAACGCGAAGTCGTCGGCCTGCCAGGTGCCGCCCGCCCACGGCACCACCGTGGCCAGCATGTTCACCAGCGGACTCACCGCCAGCCCGAGCACCGCACCGGCCACCGAGGCGAGCGCGGTTTCGGCGGCGACCATGCCGATCACCTGCCTCGGCGTGGCACCGGCGAGCCGGAGCGCGGCCAGCCGCTGCTCACGACGGGCGGCGGTCAGCCGGGCCGACGACGCGACCAGCACCAGGCTCGGCACCAGCAGCACCACCACGCCGACGCCGGAGAGCAGTTGCAACAGCGGATCGGGTTGCGCGCCGGTCAACGGGAAGCCCTGGACCGGCATCGCGTTCCCCGGCATGTCCTCCGGTGCGTGCCCGACCAGTGCGACCAGCTGCTCCGGGAAGGCCAGCGCCTCCTCGCCGAGCAACGCCCGCTGACCGGTGCCGAAGCGGTCGGACAGCTGCGAGGCCATCCGCGAATCCATCAGCTGGGCCAGCTCCGGCGAAACGAGTGCCTCGCCGGGGCCCGGCAGCCGGTCGATGCCCGGCGGCAGCTTGTCCACTTGGGACAGCTGCGCCACGTCGACGCGGGTGATCTCCTTGCCGTCGAAGTAGTCCTGGGAGACCGCCTTCGCCATGGTGGCCACGCCGTCGGACTGCTCGCCGAAGACCTGCTCCTGCCACAACGCGCGCTCGGCCCGCGCCTGGGTGCCGAACGGCAGCCCGATCAGCAGCAGCACCAGCGCGGTCGCCACGGCCACCCCGACGCCGGTGAGGATCGCCGAGACCCGCGTCCGCCGGTCGCCGCGCAGCACGCGCACGGCCATCTGGAACGGGTTCATGCCGCGACCCGCACATCGATCCGGCCGTCGCGGATGGCCACCGTGCGCGGCATCGACTCGGCCAGCTCGCGGTCGTGCGTCACCACGATCACCGCTGCCCCGGTCTCCTGCGCGGTGGCCAGCAGCGCGCTCATCGTGTCGCGGCCGGTCCGGGTGTCCAGCGCGCCGGTCGGCTCGTCGGCGAAGATCACCTTCGGCCGGTGCGCGAGTGCGCGGGCGATCGCCACGCGCTGCGCCTCACCACCGGACAGCTCACCCGGACGACGCTGCTCCTTGCCCGCCAGGCCGAGCCGGGCCAGCCAGCCGCGGGCGGCGGTCAGCGCCTCCTTGCGACCGGTACCGGCGAGCAGCTGGGGCAGGGCCGCGTTCTCCTCGGCGGTCAGCTCGGCGACCAGCATGCCCGACTGGAACACGAAGCCAAACTCGGTGCGCCGCAGCTCGCTGCGCTTGGTCTCGCTGAGCTGGTCCACCCGCTGCCCGCCGAGAAAGATCGCGCCGTCGTCAGCCTTGAGAATGCCGGCCAGCACGTGCAGCAGTGAGGTCTTGCCGGAGCCGGACGGCCCGACGATGGCGATCGCCTCCCCGGCGTGGACGTCGATGTCCACACCGGCCAGCGCGTACTGGGCGCCGTAGCGCTTCACCAGCCCCCTGCCGGACAGCACGGGCGCGCCGTCGTTCGTCCACTGTGGATTCTGCACCGGATTTCTCCCTGTGGTTTCTCGGATCTTGCCGTTGCCGAGAAGACTCGCCCAGCCGGTGGGCACCGGGCTTCGGGCAGACGGCCACAGCCCGGCGGGAAAACCTCGGCCGATCGGCCGAGGGGGAGATGGCCAGGCGGCCAAGGTGCGCGCCACGCGCGATCCTCTACCGTCGCTTCCGTGCCCACCCTCGACCAGCTCGCCGTCCGGCTCACCGGCTACCTGCGGTGGCTC
The genomic region above belongs to Amycolatopsis sp. YIM 10 and contains:
- a CDS encoding ABC transporter ATP-binding protein; amino-acid sequence: MQNPQWTNDGAPVLSGRGLVKRYGAQYALAGVDIDVHAGEAIAIVGPSGSGKTSLLHVLAGILKADDGAIFLGGQRVDQLSETKRSELRRTEFGFVFQSGMLVAELTAEENAALPQLLAGTGRKEALTAARGWLARLGLAGKEQRRPGELSGGEAQRVAIARALAHRPKVIFADEPTGALDTRTGRDTMSALLATAQETGAAVIVVTHDRELAESMPRTVAIRDGRIDVRVAA
- a CDS encoding FtsX-like permease family protein; this encodes MNPFQMAVRVLRGDRRTRVSAILTGVGVAVATALVLLLIGLPFGTQARAERALWQEQVFGEQSDGVATMAKAVSQDYFDGKEITRVDVAQLSQVDKLPPGIDRLPGPGEALVSPELAQLMDSRMASQLSDRFGTGQRALLGEEALAFPEQLVALVGHAPEDMPGNAMPVQGFPLTGAQPDPLLQLLSGVGVVVLLVPSLVLVASSARLTAARREQRLAALRLAGATPRQVIGMVAAETALASVAGAVLGLAVSPLVNMLATVVPWAGGTWQADDFALPLPLSIGITVALPALVLLAAVAGMRRVVTTPLGATGGQAKKPLHWWRLLALPAAGLFFFFAISTAKDNGGVLIVLGGLFVLVASAAVIGPWVTSAVGGIFVRVWRKPAGLLAGRRLRDDPKGAYRASAGVVLAVFAGSMALTLLPSLESLAGGGRSFHDSVLYLDSDAADVQQIADKANAELTRYGVPERVTTIPQVSLGTSPDSGRYALVMDCESARSLLRFDPGTCDGKPAIYSSTPMDLAGLQVSGGEGAGKPLPEGTVSRAVPSREDDRFTSVFMDPSAVPAGVHAQYYTLAAPTTPETREVVRTALVNAAAGEQINSRELILGNQQIELADLRRVTVIGLVAAGVLAGCSAAIATAGSVMDRRRTFGALIAAGTPVRTLARALRTEAALPALVATIGAGVVGAIVGLGLFSLVDEGPVVFSPWILAPVALGALVAVLAASVCTPALNRVRAEPLADE